Proteins from a genomic interval of Lactococcus protaetiae:
- a CDS encoding cysteine desulfurase, translating into MLDNIKKDFPVLNQIVNDEPLVYLDNAATTQKPLSVLSVLIDYYKTDNANVHRGVHTLAERATAKYEAAREKVRAFINAKSTKEVLFTRGTTTSLNWVTRFADQILSATDEIVISIMEHHSNIVPWQQVAEATGATLKFVYLKDGMLDMDDLRAKITDKTKFVSIAHVSNVLGVINPIKEIAEIAHTHGAYMVVDGAQSTPHMKVDVQELDADFFAFSGHKMMGPTGIGVLYGKEELLMQMNPVEFGGEMIDFVYESHSTWTELPWKFEAGTPNIAGAIALGAAIDYINSLGLDEIHQHERELIDYVMPKLLEIDGLTLYGPVDNAKRSGVIAFNLEGLHPHDVATALDMEGVAVRAGHHCAQPLLHYLDTPATARASFYVYNTKEDCDKLVEAILKTKEFFS; encoded by the coding sequence ATGCTTGATAACATCAAAAAAGATTTTCCAGTGCTTAATCAGATTGTAAACGATGAACCATTGGTTTACCTAGACAATGCGGCAACGACACAGAAGCCACTTTCGGTTCTGTCAGTACTGATAGACTACTATAAAACTGATAATGCCAATGTTCATCGTGGAGTACATACTTTGGCAGAACGAGCAACTGCAAAATATGAGGCTGCTAGAGAAAAAGTTCGTGCTTTTATCAATGCAAAATCGACAAAAGAAGTATTATTTACACGTGGCACGACAACATCACTCAATTGGGTGACGCGTTTTGCTGACCAAATATTGTCAGCTACTGACGAGATTGTTATTTCAATTATGGAACATCATTCTAATATTGTTCCTTGGCAACAAGTGGCAGAAGCTACTGGCGCAACGTTGAAATTTGTTTATCTCAAAGATGGGATGCTTGACATGGATGATTTGCGAGCAAAAATTACTGACAAGACTAAATTTGTCAGTATTGCTCATGTGTCCAATGTGCTTGGAGTAATTAATCCGATTAAGGAAATTGCTGAGATCGCACATACTCATGGTGCCTATATGGTTGTTGATGGTGCACAGTCTACACCTCATATGAAGGTTGATGTTCAAGAGTTAGATGCAGATTTCTTTGCTTTTTCTGGACACAAAATGATGGGACCTACAGGCATTGGCGTGCTTTATGGTAAAGAAGAGCTTCTGATGCAGATGAATCCGGTTGAGTTTGGTGGCGAGATGATTGATTTTGTTTATGAAAGTCATTCAACTTGGACGGAGTTGCCTTGGAAATTTGAAGCTGGTACACCAAATATAGCAGGTGCAATTGCTCTGGGCGCTGCAATTGACTATATTAATTCGCTTGGACTTGATGAGATTCACCAGCATGAGCGCGAATTGATTGATTATGTGATGCCAAAGCTGCTCGAAATAGATGGCTTGACGCTTTATGGACCAGTGGATAATGCGAAACGCAGTGGTGTCATTGCTTTTAATTTAGAGGGGCTTCATCCTCATGATGTGGCGACAGCTCTGGATATGGAAGGTGTTGCAGTGCGTGCGGGTCATCACTGTGCACAGCCACTTTTACATTACCTTGATACTCCTGCAACGGCAAGGGCTAGTTTTTATGTGTACAATACAAAAGAGGATTGCGATAAATTGGTTGAGGCAATACTAAAAACGAAAGAATTTTTTAGCTAA
- a CDS encoding flotillin family protein produces MNPLFILGGAAVVVVLIIIAIIVVNYKKSGPQAALIVYGAMLGSKGVNKDSQGNKLKVVRGSGTFVLPGLQSARYLSLQSSALDIQADKVYSKNKIPVTVDATAMIKVGSSLQEIATAAEQFLGKKDVERDGMADRVLKGHLRAIIGTMTVSELIEDRDKFSKEVQAQAATDLAKMGLQVVSFVVNDIRDNQNYIQALGAEEVARVQQNAAVAVAEADKQTRIKKAQADQEAQQAEAESATRIADAQKGKAIQLASFDQEEHIAQADAKTQADIAQAKADQAYAIQEAKSKQETTDAEMQVEIIKRKRATELEQQEVLRAAQEKQATIVAEANAQKEAQIAKAQAEAEEQKIKALAEAEAILAKGKAQAEAIRLNGEAEAEAIEKKAEAMKHMTDAAILNMAMEVLPKVVGSVSENLRAVDSIKIYGGEGSDKIMGMSASGLQKGLDVMKEMGVDIPQLMTDFASHKNTASIEEKNNGDFTE; encoded by the coding sequence ATGAATCCACTATTTATTTTAGGAGGGGCTGCAGTTGTTGTGGTATTAATTATCATTGCAATCATTGTAGTCAACTATAAAAAGTCTGGTCCACAGGCTGCATTAATCGTATATGGGGCGATGTTAGGCTCAAAAGGGGTGAATAAAGACTCACAAGGAAATAAATTAAAAGTTGTTCGTGGCTCTGGAACGTTTGTTTTACCTGGATTACAAAGCGCACGATATTTAAGTTTACAATCTTCAGCTTTAGATATTCAAGCTGACAAAGTCTATTCGAAAAATAAAATTCCAGTCACTGTGGATGCGACTGCTATGATTAAAGTTGGTTCATCTTTACAAGAAATTGCTACTGCTGCTGAACAATTTTTAGGAAAGAAAGATGTTGAGCGTGATGGGATGGCAGATAGAGTTTTGAAAGGACATTTGCGAGCAATTATTGGGACAATGACAGTTTCAGAACTTATTGAAGACAGAGATAAGTTTTCAAAAGAAGTTCAAGCTCAGGCAGCAACCGATCTTGCTAAGATGGGCTTGCAAGTAGTGTCATTTGTTGTTAATGATATTCGTGATAATCAGAATTATATTCAAGCTTTAGGTGCAGAAGAAGTGGCTCGTGTTCAACAAAATGCTGCTGTTGCTGTTGCTGAGGCAGATAAGCAAACACGGATTAAAAAAGCTCAAGCAGATCAAGAGGCTCAACAAGCAGAGGCTGAAAGTGCAACACGGATCGCAGATGCTCAAAAAGGTAAAGCGATTCAACTTGCTTCGTTTGACCAAGAAGAGCATATTGCACAGGCTGATGCAAAGACACAAGCAGATATTGCGCAAGCGAAAGCTGACCAAGCCTATGCAATTCAAGAAGCGAAGTCTAAACAGGAAACAACTGATGCAGAAATGCAAGTTGAAATTATCAAGCGTAAACGTGCTACTGAACTTGAACAACAAGAAGTGCTTCGGGCGGCTCAAGAAAAACAAGCAACAATTGTTGCTGAGGCAAATGCGCAAAAAGAAGCTCAAATTGCAAAAGCACAGGCAGAAGCTGAAGAACAAAAAATTAAGGCACTTGCAGAAGCAGAAGCTATCCTTGCAAAAGGTAAAGCACAGGCTGAAGCTATCCGCTTGAATGGTGAGGCAGAAGCAGAAGCTATTGAGAAAAAAGCTGAAGCTATGAAACATATGACTGATGCAGCAATTCTCAATATGGCGATGGAAGTTTTACCAAAAGTTGTTGGCTCTGTTTCAGAAAATCTTCGTGCAGTTGATTCTATCAAAATATATGGTGGAGAAGGTTCAGATAAGATTATGGGGATGTCTGCTTCGGGACTTCAAAAGGGATTGGATGTTATGAAAGAGATGGGAGTTGACATTCCACAGCTTATGACTGACTTCGCAAGTCACAAGAACACAGCATCGATAGAAGAAAAAAATAATGGAGATTTCACAGAATAG
- a CDS encoding pyridoxamine 5'-phosphate oxidase family protein: protein MLTDKFLELLKYEGEVALTSWGAEETPHATGTWISYLTLTEDGRLLAPAAGFTHFEADIKINDTVLALVAVREVAGFNDYPGIGFRLTATAKLLDDGSDFELVKGKYPWCRQALELMPIKLEQLL from the coding sequence ATTTTAACAGATAAATTTTTAGAGTTATTGAAATATGAAGGTGAGGTTGCGCTCACGTCTTGGGGAGCAGAAGAAACTCCTCATGCGACAGGGACTTGGATATCTTATCTGACCTTGACAGAGGATGGGCGTCTTTTAGCACCAGCTGCTGGTTTTACACATTTTGAGGCAGATATTAAGATAAACGATACAGTCCTTGCTCTAGTTGCTGTTCGTGAAGTGGCAGGTTTTAATGATTATCCAGGAATTGGTTTTAGGCTGACAGCGACAGCGAAATTACTTGATGATGGTTCTGATTTTGAATTAGTTAAGGGTAAATATCCGTGGTGCCGTCAAGCGCTTGAGCTAATGCCGATAAAACTAGAACAATTGCTTTGA
- the sufC gene encoding Fe-S cluster assembly ATPase SufC, which yields MSTLEIKNLHVSIEDKKILNGVNLTINTGEIHAIMGPNGTGKSTLSAAIMGNPNYTVTEGEVLFDGQNVLEMGVDERARLGLFLAMQYPSEIPGITNAEFLRAAINAKRAEDDKISVMQFIKKLDKNMELLNMKEEMAERYLNEGFSGGEKKRNEILQLLMLEPTFGILDEIDSGLDIDALKVVAKGVNSMRGEKFGALIITHYQRLLDYITPDVVHIMMEGRVVKTGGAELAKRLEVEGYVNIAEELGIEYKEEV from the coding sequence ATGTCAACACTTGAAATTAAGAATCTTCATGTATCAATCGAAGATAAAAAAATTCTCAATGGGGTAAACTTGACGATAAATACAGGTGAAATCCATGCAATTATGGGACCTAATGGGACAGGGAAATCAACTCTATCTGCTGCAATCATGGGGAACCCTAACTATACAGTGACAGAGGGTGAAGTGCTTTTCGATGGCCAAAATGTTTTAGAAATGGGAGTTGATGAGCGCGCACGTCTTGGGCTCTTTCTTGCGATGCAGTATCCATCAGAAATTCCAGGGATTACAAACGCTGAATTTTTACGTGCTGCAATTAATGCAAAACGTGCTGAGGATGATAAAATTTCTGTGATGCAATTCATAAAAAAATTGGATAAAAATATGGAATTGCTCAATATGAAAGAAGAAATGGCTGAACGTTACCTCAATGAAGGTTTTTCAGGTGGTGAGAAAAAACGGAATGAGATTCTTCAATTGTTGATGCTTGAACCTACTTTTGGTATTCTTGATGAAATTGACTCGGGTCTTGATATTGATGCATTAAAAGTTGTGGCAAAAGGTGTGAATTCAATGCGTGGAGAAAAGTTTGGCGCTTTGATTATTACCCACTATCAACGACTTTTAGATTATATTACACCTGATGTTGTGCATATTATGATGGAAGGTCGTGTGGTTAAGACGGGTGGAGCGGAGCTTGCTAAACGTCTTGAGGTTGAAGGTTATGTAAATATCGCAGAAGAACTCGGTATTGAATATAAGGAAGAAGTTTGA
- a CDS encoding adaptor protein MecA produces MKFEDINENTIKITLSFDDLTDYDIKLSDFFGNQEVIEQFFYELVDELGLENRFGNVGMLTFQIQPFPQGVHMIVHEEALLGEGGEIPDDPEEFEELMTGFYDKLNEIGANMAKERGITDFNPGLGLPGAKKDEVEQDPDFIYYSIRYDDMLSVLTGIKNVKFADEESEFYSYDGDFYLVVLDNQKSKGKMHVESTRARMMEYGEASKISREFLQEYGECLISTRALDVLRKI; encoded by the coding sequence ATGAAATTTGAAGATATAAATGAAAATACAATAAAAATTACCCTGTCCTTTGACGATTTAACAGATTATGATATTAAACTGTCCGACTTTTTTGGTAATCAAGAGGTTATTGAGCAATTTTTCTATGAGTTAGTTGATGAATTGGGATTAGAAAATCGTTTTGGAAATGTTGGAATGCTTACATTCCAAATTCAACCTTTTCCACAAGGGGTTCATATGATTGTTCATGAAGAGGCACTTTTGGGTGAGGGTGGAGAAATTCCTGATGACCCAGAAGAATTTGAAGAGTTGATGACTGGCTTCTATGATAAGCTCAATGAAATTGGAGCAAATATGGCAAAAGAGCGAGGAATCACCGATTTTAATCCTGGGTTGGGTCTTCCAGGAGCAAAAAAAGATGAAGTGGAACAAGATCCAGATTTCATTTACTACTCTATTCGTTATGATGATATGTTGTCAGTATTGACAGGAATCAAAAATGTCAAATTTGCTGATGAAGAATCAGAATTTTATAGTTATGATGGTGATTTCTACCTCGTTGTTTTAGATAATCAAAAATCTAAAGGGAAAATGCATGTTGAAAGCACACGTGCCAGAATGATGGAATACGGCGAAGCGAGTAAAATTAGCCGAGAATTTTTGCAGGAGTATGGAGAATGTCTGATTTCTACACGTGCCCTAGATGTTCTTAGAAAAATCTAA
- a CDS encoding amino acid ABC transporter ATP-binding protein: protein MSEYLIEIKNLHKYFGKNEVLKGLDIQIKKGEVVVMIGPSGSGKSTFLRTMNLLEKPTKGEVYFEGTNIADKSVDVFKHREKMGMVFQQFNLFPNMTVLDNLTLAPIKTGRMTKEEATVKAKELLERVDLSDKESAYPQSLSGGQQQRVAIARALAMNPDVMLFDEPTSALDPEMVGEVLSVMQELAKEGMTMVVVTHEMGFAKNVADRVLFMADGVIVEQGAPTEVFDSPKEKRTQDFLAKVL, encoded by the coding sequence ATGAGTGAATATTTAATCGAAATCAAAAATTTGCATAAATATTTTGGTAAAAATGAAGTACTCAAAGGACTTGATATCCAGATAAAAAAAGGAGAAGTCGTTGTCATGATTGGACCGTCTGGTTCAGGGAAGTCAACATTTTTACGAACAATGAACCTTCTTGAAAAACCAACCAAGGGTGAGGTCTATTTTGAAGGGACAAACATTGCTGATAAGTCGGTTGATGTTTTCAAACACCGTGAGAAAATGGGAATGGTCTTTCAACAATTTAACCTTTTTCCAAACATGACTGTGCTTGATAATCTCACATTAGCACCTATAAAAACAGGGCGAATGACCAAAGAAGAAGCAACAGTTAAAGCAAAAGAACTACTTGAGCGTGTTGATTTATCAGATAAAGAATCTGCCTATCCTCAATCCCTATCAGGAGGACAACAGCAGCGTGTTGCTATTGCTAGAGCGCTTGCAATGAATCCGGATGTTATGCTTTTTGATGAACCTACATCTGCGCTTGATCCTGAGATGGTTGGGGAAGTCTTATCTGTTATGCAGGAGCTTGCTAAAGAAGGGATGACAATGGTTGTTGTTACACATGAAATGGGATTTGCAAAGAATGTTGCTGACCGAGTGCTATTTATGGCTGACGGTGTTATCGTTGAACAAGGCGCTCCAACAGAAGTCTTTGATTCTCCAAAAGAAAAAAGAACACAAGATTTCCTCGCTAAAGTGCTTTGA
- the sufD gene encoding Fe-S cluster assembly protein SufD — MDQEILNFSQVRLEPEWLVQTRQEAVEKFESLELPNIERVKINRWGIDSLTIEESTEDGAVPTFTELPNHPLLVQVGTQTVLEQTTPNLEAQGVIFSDFHRALNEIPEVIERYFGKVVPFDESRITAANTAAFNSAVVLYVPDGVEVDLPVESILMQDADSNVSFTKRVLIIVGKNAKVNYLERLETTGKGTVKVTGNFVVEVIAEAGSTVKFSAIDQLGENVTASVIRRGLIGENATVDWSVGVMNDGNIVADFDSDLKGDGSHSEIKVVGISTGHQIQGVDTRVTNFGKSSVGHILQNGVILDRGTLTFNAIGHIIKGAKNADAQQSSRVLMLSDKGRGDANPILLIDENEVTAGHAASVGQVDEEDLFYLQSRGLDEETAKRLVIRGFLGSVVGEIPVASVREEFIATIERKLGM, encoded by the coding sequence ATGGATCAAGAAATTTTAAACTTTTCACAAGTACGATTAGAACCAGAGTGGTTGGTGCAAACGCGTCAGGAAGCGGTGGAAAAATTTGAAAGTTTGGAGCTTCCAAATATTGAACGGGTCAAAATTAATCGTTGGGGGATAGATAGTCTGACGATTGAAGAGTCCACAGAAGATGGGGCAGTTCCTACGTTTACTGAATTGCCTAATCATCCGTTGTTGGTTCAGGTAGGCACTCAGACGGTTTTGGAACAAACAACACCTAATCTTGAAGCACAAGGAGTGATTTTCTCTGACTTCCATCGTGCGTTGAATGAAATTCCAGAAGTGATTGAACGATATTTTGGTAAGGTTGTTCCATTTGATGAAAGTCGTATTACTGCGGCAAATACAGCAGCTTTTAATTCGGCTGTGGTGCTTTATGTCCCGGATGGAGTCGAAGTTGACTTACCTGTAGAATCGATTTTAATGCAAGATGCGGATTCAAATGTTTCTTTTACGAAACGCGTGTTGATTATTGTGGGGAAAAATGCAAAAGTCAATTATCTTGAACGTTTGGAAACAACGGGTAAAGGTACTGTGAAAGTTACTGGAAATTTTGTTGTGGAAGTTATTGCTGAAGCGGGAAGTACGGTAAAATTTTCAGCAATTGACCAACTGGGCGAGAATGTGACTGCCTCAGTAATTCGTCGGGGATTGATTGGCGAAAATGCGACGGTTGACTGGTCGGTTGGTGTGATGAATGATGGAAATATTGTAGCTGATTTTGATAGTGATCTCAAAGGAGATGGCTCTCACTCAGAAATAAAAGTAGTGGGTATTTCAACAGGACATCAAATTCAAGGCGTTGATACAAGAGTGACCAATTTTGGTAAATCTTCTGTCGGTCATATCTTGCAAAATGGGGTTATCTTGGATAGAGGTACACTGACTTTCAATGCAATTGGTCATATCATCAAAGGAGCTAAAAATGCTGATGCACAACAATCTTCACGAGTTCTGATGTTGTCAGATAAAGGGCGCGGTGATGCTAATCCGATTTTATTGATTGACGAGAATGAAGTTACAGCAGGACACGCGGCTTCTGTTGGGCAGGTTGATGAAGAAGATTTGTTTTACTTGCAATCTCGTGGGCTTGATGAAGAAACAGCCAAACGTCTGGTTATTCGCGGTTTCTTAGGTTCTGTTGTTGGTGAAATTCCTGTGGCTTCTGTCCGTGAAGAATTTATTGCAACGATTGAAAGAAAGCTGGGCATGTAA
- the sufU gene encoding Fe-S cluster assembly sulfur transfer protein SufU has protein sequence MALSKLDNLYRAVILDHSSSPRHAGELHTGCMIDLNNPTCGDVIRLTVDFDGDVISDIAFSGHGCTISTASASMMTVAVLGKTKQEALELANIFSAMVTGVEDERQEALGDAQFLAGVSKFPSRVKCSTLPWNALKKALEMGEAEAKITHGE, from the coding sequence GTGGCTTTATCTAAATTAGATAATTTATATCGTGCAGTGATTTTGGACCATTCATCAAGTCCACGGCATGCTGGGGAATTACATACGGGATGTATGATTGATTTAAATAATCCAACTTGTGGAGATGTCATTCGTTTAACCGTTGATTTTGATGGTGATGTGATTTCAGATATTGCTTTTAGTGGGCATGGTTGCACGATTTCAACAGCGTCGGCTTCAATGATGACAGTGGCAGTGCTTGGGAAAACAAAGCAAGAAGCGTTAGAGCTAGCAAATATTTTTTCAGCAATGGTGACAGGAGTGGAGGATGAACGTCAGGAAGCACTTGGTGATGCACAATTTCTTGCGGGGGTAAGTAAGTTTCCATCACGTGTGAAATGTTCAACTTTGCCTTGGAATGCCCTAAAAAAAGCACTTGAAATGGGTGAAGCAGAAGCCAAAATCACTCATGGTGAATGA
- a CDS encoding DUF1801 domain-containing protein: protein MKNDSRIDQFIAQLPPYQQNFSRQVRRILHEADSEVEETIKRTNMPYFVLEGNICALKTAKNHLAIFLYDGGIVPDSEHIITAGFDNKTSRQISLYEHDILNEKAFLIMVRQIIKNNRAGGWRKLKKEL, encoded by the coding sequence ATGAAAAATGATTCTCGTATTGATCAGTTTATTGCTCAACTTCCTCCCTATCAGCAGAATTTTTCCAGACAAGTTCGTCGTATTTTGCATGAGGCAGATAGCGAGGTTGAAGAAACAATTAAGCGAACAAATATGCCCTATTTTGTGCTTGAAGGCAATATCTGTGCTCTAAAAACGGCGAAAAATCATTTGGCGATTTTCCTTTATGATGGCGGGATTGTTCCTGATTCAGAGCATATTATTACAGCTGGATTTGACAATAAAACGTCTAGGCAGATTTCGCTTTATGAGCATGATATACTTAATGAAAAAGCATTTTTGATAATGGTTCGCCAGATCATCAAAAATAATCGTGCAGGTGGCTGGCGAAAGTTGAAGAAAGAATTGTAA
- a CDS encoding MraY family glycosyltransferase: protein MVDTLKEIPFALKFLITVMMTFGISVILTPIMTFVSRMIGAVDKPNERRINKKPMPSAGGLAIFIAFAVATLLILPHIVHSQPPYVGNVQPLTPNAGPPRLESYFDYIWPFVVAGGIVVLTGLIDDIKEISPKMKLLGLIIAASFIWFFTHARFDNIKIPFGGPFLSFPAWLSYIFTVFWILAITNAINLIDGLDGLASGVSVISLTTMGIVSYFFLPSPNVFLPITIFTIVAAIMGFFPYNYHPAIIYLGDTGALFLGFMISVASLQGLKNATAVAVLTPLLILGVPLTDTIVAMIRRKLNRQSIATADKRHLHHRLMALGFTHRGAVLVIYAIAAIFAFISLILQVSSRIGGIFLVVACLFGLEIFIELVGILGENRQPVLKTMKFIGNSSYREEVLHSKTKDEDNEILEDEESTQEFPMRRLSRKDKK, encoded by the coding sequence ATGGTTGATACTTTAAAAGAAATACCTTTTGCGTTGAAGTTTTTGATTACCGTTATGATGACTTTTGGCATATCCGTTATTCTGACGCCAATCATGACCTTTGTTTCTCGTATGATTGGTGCAGTGGATAAACCTAATGAACGGCGAATCAATAAAAAACCAATGCCTTCTGCTGGAGGTCTGGCCATCTTTATCGCTTTTGCAGTTGCAACGTTGCTCATCTTGCCTCACATTGTTCATAGTCAACCTCCTTATGTTGGAAATGTTCAACCTCTTACGCCCAATGCTGGTCCTCCACGTTTAGAGAGTTATTTTGACTATATTTGGCCCTTTGTGGTTGCGGGTGGTATTGTTGTACTCACTGGGTTGATTGATGATATCAAAGAAATTTCACCAAAAATGAAACTGTTAGGACTCATTATTGCTGCGAGTTTTATCTGGTTTTTTACTCATGCACGTTTTGATAATATCAAAATACCGTTTGGTGGTCCATTTTTAAGCTTTCCAGCATGGCTTTCCTATATATTTACTGTCTTTTGGATTCTAGCAATTACTAATGCTATCAATCTCATTGACGGGTTGGATGGGTTAGCTAGTGGGGTATCAGTAATATCATTGACAACGATGGGGATTGTTTCTTATTTCTTCCTGCCGAGCCCAAATGTATTCTTACCAATAACGATTTTTACTATCGTTGCGGCAATTATGGGTTTTTTCCCTTATAACTATCACCCAGCAATCATCTATTTAGGAGATACTGGGGCGTTGTTTTTAGGATTTATGATATCTGTTGCCTCATTGCAAGGTTTAAAAAATGCAACAGCCGTTGCAGTGTTGACTCCTCTGTTAATCTTAGGAGTTCCTCTAACGGATACCATCGTTGCAATGATTCGTAGAAAACTGAATCGTCAATCTATCGCAACAGCAGATAAGCGACATCTTCATCATCGTTTAATGGCACTTGGTTTTACTCATCGTGGCGCTGTGCTTGTTATCTATGCTATTGCAGCAATTTTTGCATTCATTTCATTGATTTTGCAAGTTTCAAGTCGAATCGGTGGTATTTTCCTCGTTGTCGCTTGTTTGTTCGGTTTAGAAATTTTTATAGAACTGGTAGGAATATTAGGCGAGAACCGTCAGCCAGTCTTAAAAACGATGAAGTTTATTGGAAATTCAAGTTACAGAGAAGAAGTATTGCACTCAAAAACAAAAGATGAAGACAATGAAATATTGGAAGATGAAGAATCTACGCAAGAATTTCCTATGCGTCGTTTGAGTAGAAAAGATAAAAAGTAG
- the sufB gene encoding Fe-S cluster assembly protein SufB: MIEEKIVNTADDAVEGLEEYKFGFHDNAKLDFTTGLGLTEEVIREISATKNEPEWMLDFRLKSFEAFKKIDLPKWGPDLSDIDFNDIVYYQKPSAKAARSWDDVPAEIKDTFEKIGIPEAERSYLAGASAQYESEVVYHNMREEFEKLGIVFTDTDSGLREYPELFKKYFAKLVPPTDNKLAALNSAVWSGGSFVYIPKGVKCDIPIQAYFRINNEKSGQFERTLIIVEEGASVQYVEGCTAPTYSASSLHAAVVEIFVEEGGYMRYSTIQNWSDNVYNLVTKRASAATNATVEWVDGNLGSRVSMKYPAVHLNGPGARGTMLSIAFAGANQNQDTGAKMIHNAPNTSSSIISKSIAKNGGAVNYRGQVTFGKNSKKSASHIECDTILMDDLSKSDTVPFNEIHNSQVALEHEAKVSKISEEQLYYLMSRGLTEKEATDMIVMGFIEPFTKELPMEYAVELNRLISYSMEGSIG; encoded by the coding sequence ATGATAGAAGAAAAAATCGTCAACACCGCTGATGATGCGGTTGAAGGCTTAGAAGAATATAAATTTGGCTTTCATGATAATGCAAAGCTGGATTTTACAACTGGTTTAGGCCTGACAGAAGAAGTTATTCGTGAGATTTCTGCCACAAAAAATGAACCAGAATGGATGCTTGATTTTCGTCTAAAATCATTTGAAGCATTCAAAAAAATAGACTTACCAAAATGGGGGCCAGACCTCTCTGACATTGACTTTAATGATATCGTCTATTATCAAAAACCATCAGCAAAAGCGGCACGTTCATGGGATGATGTTCCTGCTGAAATCAAAGATACTTTTGAAAAAATCGGTATTCCAGAGGCAGAGCGTTCATATCTTGCTGGTGCTTCTGCGCAATATGAATCAGAAGTTGTCTATCATAATATGCGTGAAGAATTTGAAAAGTTGGGCATTGTTTTCACAGACACAGATTCAGGATTACGTGAGTATCCAGAGCTTTTCAAAAAATATTTCGCAAAACTCGTGCCACCAACAGATAATAAACTGGCGGCATTGAACTCAGCAGTTTGGTCAGGTGGCTCCTTTGTTTACATTCCCAAAGGAGTCAAATGTGACATTCCGATTCAGGCCTATTTCCGCATTAACAACGAAAAATCTGGACAATTTGAACGGACATTGATTATCGTAGAAGAGGGGGCATCTGTTCAGTATGTCGAGGGCTGTACGGCGCCGACTTATTCTGCGAGTTCACTTCATGCGGCTGTGGTTGAAATTTTTGTGGAAGAAGGTGGCTATATGCGCTATTCAACCATTCAAAACTGGTCGGACAATGTTTATAACCTTGTGACAAAACGTGCAAGTGCAGCTACAAATGCGACAGTTGAATGGGTTGATGGAAACCTTGGTTCTCGTGTTTCTATGAAATATCCAGCCGTTCATCTGAATGGTCCAGGCGCACGTGGGACAATGCTCTCCATTGCATTTGCAGGGGCTAACCAAAATCAAGATACAGGTGCAAAAATGATTCACAATGCGCCTAACACATCAAGCTCAATTATTTCAAAATCTATCGCCAAAAATGGTGGAGCAGTCAATTATCGTGGACAAGTCACTTTCGGAAAAAATTCGAAAAAATCTGCTTCTCATATTGAGTGTGATACAATCTTGATGGATGATTTATCAAAGTCTGATACTGTTCCGTTCAATGAAATTCATAACTCACAAGTTGCACTTGAACATGAAGCAAAAGTGTCAAAAATTTCTGAAGAACAACTTTATTATTTGATGAGTCGTGGACTGACAGAAAAAGAAGCAACTGACATGATTGTTATGGGATTTATTGAGCCATTTACCAAAGAACTTCCAATGGAATATGCCGTTGAACTCAATCGTTTAATCTCTTACTCAATGGAAGGTTCGATTGGATAA